GCCTTGCAGGATTGAAGCCGATGGAAGAACAAGCAGCATGGCCTAGGATGGTTTCTCATCTCGTTGGCTTCAGTTTTATTGATTGAGATGCTGAAGTCAGATTCATAAACCATCACTCATTGGTATACAGAAAATAACAATGCAATCACCACCACAAATCACAACCACAACTGCGAAGCTCATTACAGCAGCATCTTCGCAGTACAGCAGCATGAGCAAATTGCAGTTTCATACTTTCATGCAAGTagttctacttttttttctagtttttgcAATGAGCTTGTACAAATAATTGGCCCATATTTTATACGGATCTGCCTAATCCTATTATTATCAACTTTGCATCATTTGCTACAAATTGTGCAATACATTATGGATCTATCCATATAGCAGTAtatatttgtttcaaaatgTGACAGTAATCCACTTCTTTTATAGGAAAAAGAGTTTCTTCTGGTCCTCTTGGCGCAGGTTATCAGAATGTGAGTAACATACATGCTATGTCAACATCTTGGAAGGATCACAATTATAAAGTATCTATACTGCATTAAACGAACTTGAGTATACCATAACATAAAAAGGATTATTTCACATGACAATCTCAGGTTTCAGGATGCTTGATTTGATCTCTTTGTGCGGGAGAATAACACCGCCGTTGGTATAGACCTCATCACCTACATGTACGTCCTCTCCCAGGATAGTCATATTTTCTATCCGTGCCCATTGTCCAACAGTTGAGTGCCATCCAATAATGCTGTTTGATATGCAAGCATGCTTCTTAATACGCACACCACGCATCACCGTGCAACGGGAAAGCCTCACACCATCCTCCACGACGCATCCAGGACCGATAGCAACATCAGGACCAATCAGACAGCCTTCGCCAATCTTCGCACTCTCGTGAACTAGCACATTCCCAACAATGTGTGCTCCAGTGGCTAACCTGTTGGCTGATCTCTTCCTAAGTGAATCCAGATAAAGGCGCAAGCCTGTAATGTAATCCCTTGGTTGGCCAACATCCATCCAAAAACCTGGAAGGACCATAGCAAAGAGCTTTGCATCAGCTGAGATTCGAGGAAAGACCTCTTTCTCAATTGAAGTTGGCTTTAGCTCGATGCGGTCCAGGACAGACGGGTTCAACAAGTAAATTCCTGCATTGATCTTGTTGCCTACAAATATTTTTGGTTTCTCAACAAATTTTTCCACCATTCCAGTGGCCTCCTCCATAACCACAACACCATATTTTGATGGTTCGTCCACCTATATTGAAATAATAGTCAGTATACACAATCAACGAGTTTATAATCCAAGAAAGTGGTCAAAGAAAGGATCTACCTTGGTGACCATAATTGTTGCCTCACCACCATGGTTCTTGTGAAATTTTATGAGCTCAGCAAAAGGGTATTCACTTATGACGTCACTGTTGAGGACAAAGAATGGCTCACCAGATCCATCCACAAGCTTGTCCCTTGCTAGAGCAAGAGGGCCAGCAGTTCCCAAGGGCTCAGTCTCTTGGGAACACGTGATTGTGATGCCAAGCTTATCCTCAAAGTCCTTCAGGAAATTGAGCATTACCTAAAAGACGAATACAGAACAAACCAATTAGAATGCGAAGATAGTTATACTTATACCATGAGACAACAGTAAAATATTATCTCCTTTTTACCTCCGGGCGGTAGTTGATGGCTAAAACGACTTCTGTTACTCCAACTTCTTTCAAGGCCTCAATCTGCATAAACCAGAAAACTTTTAATTCAGAGCTCATTACTCTCCTCAATCCTCATGCTCATGTTTGCTGGAGCCAACCTTTTGGATATAAATGAAGTACT
The Oryza glaberrima chromosome 8, OglaRS2, whole genome shotgun sequence DNA segment above includes these coding regions:
- the LOC127782337 gene encoding probable mannose-1-phosphate guanylyltransferase 3, with the protein product MKALILVGGFGTRLRPLTLSFPKPLVDFANKPMILHQIEALKEVGVTEVVLAINYRPEVMLNFLKDFEDKLGITITCSQETEPLGTAGPLALARDKLVDGSGEPFFVLNSDVISEYPFAELIKFHKNHGGEATIMVTKVDEPSKYGVVVMEEATGMVEKFVEKPKIFVGNKINAGIYLLNPSVLDRIELKPTSIEKEVFPRISADAKLFAMVLPGFWMDVGQPRDYITGLRLYLDSLRKRSANRLATGAHIVGNVLVHESAKIGEGCLIGPDVAIGPGCVVEDGVRLSRCTVMRGVRIKKHACISNSIIGWHSTVGQWARIENMTILGEDVHVGDEVYTNGGVILPHKEIKSSILKPEIVM